From the genome of Streptomyces sp. NBC_01116, one region includes:
- a CDS encoding trans-aconitate 2-methyltransferase, translating into MLGETARTWLRRWDQQQERYSPDREERFQVVIDIVGRSLDRSGTAARPLLVDLGCGTGSLTTRLAGAFPRADTVGVDADPLLLGLAEEAVTGTDLRLLARDLAAPGWADDIGPAPWDAAVSSTALHWLTPDELAALYRTLAARLRPGGVFVDADNRRPADDPELVDIARHVRARRAHRTGRQGSEAWAGWWKTFLSAPELAPLAEARARSPIAHRTFREPHGLTTAEQITLLREAGFSGAATVWQCGDDSVLVAVR; encoded by the coding sequence ATGCTCGGCGAGACCGCCCGCACCTGGCTGCGACGCTGGGACCAGCAGCAGGAGCGCTACAGCCCGGACCGGGAGGAACGCTTCCAGGTCGTCATCGACATCGTCGGCCGGTCCCTCGACCGGAGCGGGACGGCCGCCCGGCCGCTCCTGGTGGACCTGGGCTGTGGCACCGGCTCGCTCACCACCCGGCTCGCCGGCGCCTTCCCGCGGGCCGACACCGTCGGCGTCGACGCGGACCCGCTCCTCCTCGGCCTCGCCGAGGAGGCCGTCACGGGCACGGACCTCCGCCTCCTGGCGCGCGATCTCGCCGCACCCGGCTGGGCGGACGACATCGGGCCGGCGCCCTGGGACGCGGCCGTCTCGTCCACCGCGCTCCACTGGCTCACCCCCGACGAACTCGCCGCGCTCTACCGCACCCTGGCCGCCCGGCTGCGCCCCGGAGGCGTCTTCGTCGACGCCGACAACCGCAGGCCCGCCGACGACCCGGAGCTGGTCGACATCGCCCGTCACGTCCGGGCCCGCCGCGCCCACCGGACGGGCCGTCAGGGCAGCGAGGCCTGGGCGGGCTGGTGGAAGACCTTCCTCTCCGCCCCGGAACTCGCCCCGCTCGCCGAGGCCCGTGCCCGCTCGCCCATCGCGCACCGCACGTTCAGGGAACCCCACGGCCTGACGACCGCCGAGCAGATCACGCTGCTCCGCGAGGCCGGTTTCAGCGGTGCCGCCACCGTCTGGCAGTGCGGCGACGACAGCGTGCTGGTGGCCGTCCGCTGA
- the ligD gene encoding non-homologous end-joining DNA ligase produces the protein MAPLPRIAPMLATPGRLPPASEDTSYAYEVKQDGQRCMVYLPGDGSVRLRSRSGADITPAYPELAGLGTALGSRPAVLDGEIVALDDEGRGDFQRLQPRMGLAGSRARAARMAAKAPVHLMLFDVVFLGTSRITRTPYSERRAALESLGLVGPAWSTPAAVVGHGPRALEMTRTAGFEGLVAKRRTSLYEPGVRSRAWIKIRHVRTEDIVVGGWLPGHGRLTSLPGALLMGRPDPGGGLRYVGGVGTGWSDAERTTLAALLHAAATDTCPFTERPAVTGARWVAPRLVGEVRYTTRTRAGRLRQPSWHRLRPDLTPDDLQ, from the coding sequence GTGGCGCCCCTGCCCCGTATCGCACCGATGCTCGCGACCCCCGGGCGGCTGCCCCCGGCCTCGGAGGACACCTCGTACGCGTACGAGGTGAAGCAGGACGGGCAGCGGTGCATGGTCTACCTGCCCGGCGACGGTTCGGTACGGCTGCGCTCCCGGTCCGGCGCCGACATCACCCCCGCCTATCCCGAGCTCGCGGGCCTGGGAACGGCGCTGGGCTCCCGCCCCGCCGTGCTGGACGGGGAGATCGTCGCGCTGGACGACGAGGGACGCGGCGACTTCCAGCGGCTCCAGCCCCGGATGGGACTGGCCGGCTCCCGGGCCAGGGCGGCCCGCATGGCCGCGAAGGCGCCCGTGCACCTGATGCTCTTCGACGTCGTGTTCCTCGGCACGAGCCGCATCACCCGCACTCCGTACTCCGAGCGCCGCGCCGCCCTGGAATCCCTGGGCCTGGTCGGGCCCGCGTGGTCGACCCCGGCGGCGGTCGTCGGGCACGGGCCGCGGGCGCTGGAGATGACGCGCACCGCCGGCTTCGAAGGCCTCGTCGCCAAGCGGCGCACCTCCCTCTACGAGCCGGGGGTCCGCTCCCGGGCGTGGATCAAGATCCGGCACGTGCGGACCGAGGACATCGTCGTCGGCGGTTGGCTGCCCGGCCACGGCCGTCTCACCTCCCTGCCCGGCGCCCTCCTCATGGGCCGGCCGGACCCCGGCGGGGGACTCCGCTACGTCGGCGGCGTCGGTACCGGCTGGAGCGACGCCGAACGCACCACCCTCGCGGCCCTCCTCCACGCCGCGGCGACCGACACCTGCCCGTTCACGGAGCGGCCCGCGGTGACCGGAGCCCGGTGGGTGGCGCCCCGGCTGGTCGGCGAGGTCCGCTACACGACCCGCACCAGGGCCGGACGCCTGCGCCAGCCCTCCTGGCACCGCCTGCGGCCCGACCTCACACCCGATGACCTCCAATGA
- a CDS encoding Ku protein produces the protein MPRPLWTGAISFGLVTIPVKVVSATQDHAIHFRQVHLEDLGRVRTRKVCELDGEALSQDEIGKGYELSKDQTVPITDEELDRIPLPTAKAIEIVAFVDADSVDPIRISDSYYLAIDGKVAEKPYTLLRRALERSDKVAVAKFAWHNRERLGLLRVREGAIVLHAMRWPDEIRSPQSLAPREVELDDDEIERAVQLTDSMALDSIDGFRDTYRDALEELLTAKSEGKELPEPAEGGEQEEGKVVDLMAALNASVEAARESRGEDGEGEATVHEMRPRKKTAAGSKKTASKKTASSGKPAADRKTAPRKATGRKAGAKKTTAAKKTTGAKRTAGKRSAS, from the coding sequence ATGCCGAGGCCCTTGTGGACCGGCGCGATCAGTTTCGGCCTGGTCACCATCCCGGTGAAGGTCGTCTCCGCGACCCAGGACCACGCGATCCACTTCCGCCAGGTCCACCTGGAGGACCTCGGCCGGGTGCGCACCCGGAAGGTCTGCGAGCTGGACGGCGAAGCACTGTCGCAGGACGAGATCGGCAAGGGCTACGAGCTCTCCAAGGACCAGACGGTCCCGATCACGGACGAGGAACTGGACCGGATTCCGCTGCCGACCGCGAAAGCCATCGAGATCGTCGCCTTCGTGGACGCCGACAGCGTCGATCCGATCCGGATCAGCGACTCCTACTACCTCGCGATCGACGGCAAGGTCGCCGAGAAGCCCTACACGCTGCTGCGCCGGGCGCTGGAGCGCTCGGACAAGGTGGCGGTGGCGAAGTTCGCCTGGCACAACCGTGAGCGGCTGGGGCTGCTGCGGGTCAGGGAAGGGGCGATCGTGCTGCACGCGATGCGCTGGCCGGACGAGATCCGCAGCCCCCAGTCCCTGGCGCCGAGGGAGGTGGAGCTGGACGACGACGAGATCGAACGGGCCGTCCAGCTGACCGACTCCATGGCCCTGGACAGCATCGACGGGTTCCGGGACACCTACCGGGACGCCCTGGAGGAGCTGCTCACGGCGAAGTCGGAGGGCAAGGAGCTTCCGGAGCCCGCCGAGGGCGGGGAGCAGGAGGAGGGCAAGGTCGTGGACCTGATGGCCGCGCTGAACGCGTCGGTCGAGGCGGCCAGGGAGAGCCGCGGGGAGGACGGGGAAGGGGAGGCCACCGTGCACGAGATGCGGCCCCGGAAGAAGACCGCAGCGGGATCGAAGAAGACCGCGTCGAAGAAGACGGCCTCGTCCGGGAAGCCGGCCGCCGACCGGAAGACGGCGCCCCGGAAGGCCACCGGCCGGAAGGCGGGCGCCAAGAAGACGACCGCGGCGAAGAAGACGACCGGCGCCAAACGCACGGCGGGGAAGCGGAGCGCCTCCTGA
- a CDS encoding MFS transporter, with translation MRDPSPTPDETTEPYRWRWLILAVMIVAEIMDLLDASIVNVAGPALEDSLGAGSVGLQWVIGGYALTLGAGLVLGGRLGDRYGRRRMFLIGLAAFTASSLLCAIAPNIESLIVFRLVQGTAGAMLLPQGLGLLRENFSGPELTKVFAIFGPVLGLGGIIGPVLGGFLIEGDFFGLGWRSVFLINLPVGVAALIVAAKFVPKKAGDRTVRVDMTGAALAVASCALLVLPLNQGQENGWPLWTWLSMAASATGFALFALQQRRTAAAGRDPLVTPGLLRKPAFTVGLGGIALFFGGLIGTQLVLTLFLQIGRHFTAGEAGLGNLPLAVGTAIGGAISGAFLADRIGRKVLQIGPLVQLAGAAVLWVEVDGLDAASFSIWDIVPGTAVAGIGAGMVIAALFSFILAAVDDDEIGSASGVLSAVQAIGGSIGVAVFGSVFFAQVKTGDFTGGFHRALLVQAGLLTAFLAITFLLPRKGRPDDEQHGTAPGPAPDAKQHLTV, from the coding sequence GTGCGTGACCCGTCCCCCACCCCTGACGAGACGACCGAGCCCTACCGGTGGCGGTGGCTGATCCTGGCGGTGATGATCGTCGCGGAGATCATGGATCTCCTGGACGCCTCGATCGTCAACGTCGCCGGGCCGGCCCTGGAGGACTCCCTCGGCGCCGGTTCCGTCGGACTGCAATGGGTGATCGGCGGCTACGCCCTCACCCTGGGCGCCGGGCTCGTGCTCGGCGGCCGGCTCGGCGACCGCTACGGCCGGCGCCGGATGTTCCTGATCGGCCTGGCGGCCTTCACCGCGAGTTCGCTGCTGTGCGCGATCGCGCCGAACATCGAGTCGCTGATCGTCTTCCGCCTGGTGCAGGGCACCGCCGGAGCGATGCTGCTGCCCCAGGGGCTGGGGCTGCTGCGGGAGAACTTCTCCGGCCCCGAGCTCACCAAGGTCTTCGCGATCTTCGGCCCCGTCCTGGGCCTGGGCGGCATCATCGGCCCGGTCCTGGGCGGCTTCCTCATCGAGGGCGACTTCTTCGGCCTGGGCTGGCGGTCGGTGTTCCTGATCAATCTGCCCGTCGGAGTCGCGGCGCTGATCGTCGCCGCGAAGTTCGTGCCCAAGAAGGCGGGCGACCGCACGGTACGGGTCGACATGACCGGCGCCGCACTGGCCGTGGCTTCCTGCGCCCTGCTCGTGCTGCCGCTCAACCAGGGACAGGAGAACGGCTGGCCGCTGTGGACCTGGCTGTCCATGGCCGCCTCGGCGACCGGGTTCGCCCTCTTCGCCCTCCAGCAGCGCCGCACGGCCGCCGCGGGGCGCGACCCGCTGGTGACCCCGGGCCTGCTGCGCAAGCCGGCTTTCACCGTCGGCCTCGGCGGCATCGCCCTGTTCTTCGGCGGACTGATCGGCACCCAGCTCGTCCTGACCCTGTTCCTCCAGATCGGCCGGCACTTCACCGCGGGCGAGGCGGGACTGGGCAATCTTCCCCTCGCCGTGGGAACCGCGATCGGCGGCGCCATCAGCGGCGCGTTCCTCGCCGACAGGATCGGCCGCAAGGTGCTCCAGATCGGCCCGCTCGTCCAGCTGGCGGGCGCGGCCGTGCTGTGGGTCGAGGTCGACGGCCTCGACGCCGCCTCCTTCTCGATCTGGGACATCGTTCCCGGCACGGCGGTGGCGGGCATCGGCGCCGGCATGGTGATCGCCGCCCTGTTCAGCTTCATCCTCGCCGCGGTCGACGACGACGAGATCGGCTCCGCCTCCGGCGTCCTGTCGGCCGTGCAGGCCATCGGCGGCTCCATCGGCGTCGCGGTCTTCGGCTCGGTCTTCTTCGCCCAGGTCAAGACCGGTGACTTCACCGGCGGATTCCACCGCGCCCTGCTCGTCCAGGCCGGGCTGCTGACGGCGTTCCTCGCGATCACCTTCCTGCTGCCCAGGAAGGGCCGCCCCGACGACGAGCAGCACGGCACCGCCCCCGGGCCCGCCCCCGACGCCAAGCAGCACCTCACGGTGTGA
- a CDS encoding MarR family winged helix-turn-helix transcriptional regulator → MGDGVAARRERLMEGLRIYGGHYAELSRRFAAWLGLHSTDATAVLEIAAAEERGTLLSPARLSERISLSTGATTALLNRLEAAGHVTRTREHSDRRIVTLRGGPHIQERADEFFGPLAGRLDAAMSPYPPQLLEQFEEFMTDLNATMDAHLAERNPAAPHPSAP, encoded by the coding sequence ATGGGCGACGGCGTCGCGGCGCGGCGCGAGCGGCTCATGGAGGGGCTACGGATCTACGGCGGCCACTACGCCGAGCTGAGCCGGCGCTTCGCGGCGTGGCTGGGCCTGCACTCCACCGACGCGACCGCGGTGCTGGAGATCGCCGCCGCCGAAGAACGCGGGACCCTGCTGTCACCGGCCCGGCTGAGCGAGCGCATCTCCCTGTCCACGGGCGCCACCACCGCGCTCCTGAACCGCCTCGAAGCGGCCGGACACGTCACCCGCACCCGCGAGCACTCCGACCGGCGCATCGTCACCCTGCGCGGCGGCCCGCACATCCAGGAGCGGGCGGACGAGTTCTTCGGCCCGCTCGCCGGGCGGCTCGACGCCGCGATGTCCCCCTACCCGCCACAACTCCTCGAACAGTTCGAGGAGTTCATGACCGATCTGAACGCCACCATGGACGCCCACCTCGCCGAGCGGAACCCGGCGGCGCCACACCCCTCTGCGCCCTGA
- a CDS encoding S8 family peptidase produces the protein MTAVRTTRRRIAAAIAAASTLALAVGAGTALPAQAAPAPEGRVLHAGAAGAIPGSYIVTLKETAGLRASAAQGKQLIAGYGGRIERTYTSALNGYAAQLSSTAAKRLAADPAVASVEQNQKVHSTATQTNAPWGLDRIDQPNLPLNGTFTYPDSAGVNTTVYVLDTGVRITHQDIVGRASNGYDFVDNDNVAQDGNGHGTHVATTAAGTVYGVAKKAKIVAVRVLNNSGSGTTAGVIAGVDWITANHVASSVANVSLGGGPSTALDTAVRRSIASGVTYSIAAGNSNAPASGFSPARVETALTVGATTRTDARATYSNHGPLVDLFAPGSDITAGWATSDTATYTGNGTSFAAPHVAGAAAVYLTNHPGSSPAAVGTALVNGATSNVLTGVGTGSPNKLLRLVP, from the coding sequence ATGACAGCAGTGCGCACCACCAGGCGACGGATCGCCGCAGCGATCGCCGCGGCCTCCACACTGGCACTCGCCGTCGGAGCGGGCACGGCCTTACCGGCGCAGGCGGCTCCCGCGCCCGAGGGCAGAGTCCTGCACGCCGGGGCGGCCGGGGCGATTCCCGGCAGCTACATCGTCACGCTGAAGGAGACTGCCGGTCTCCGTGCGTCCGCGGCGCAGGGCAAACAGTTGATAGCGGGCTACGGCGGCCGGATCGAGCGCACCTACACGTCGGCGTTGAACGGTTACGCCGCCCAGCTCAGCAGCACCGCGGCCAAGCGGCTCGCCGCCGACCCGGCGGTCGCCTCGGTCGAGCAGAACCAGAAGGTCCACTCGACCGCCACCCAGACCAACGCACCCTGGGGCCTCGACCGGATCGACCAGCCGAACCTGCCGTTGAACGGCACCTTCACCTACCCGGACTCGGCAGGCGTCAACACCACCGTCTACGTCCTGGACACCGGCGTGCGCATCACGCACCAGGACATCGTCGGCCGGGCCTCGAACGGCTACGACTTCGTCGACAACGACAACGTCGCCCAGGACGGCAACGGCCACGGCACCCACGTCGCCACGACCGCCGCCGGAACCGTCTACGGCGTGGCCAAGAAGGCCAAGATCGTCGCCGTGCGGGTCCTCAACAACAGCGGTTCCGGCACCACCGCCGGAGTCATCGCGGGCGTCGACTGGATCACCGCCAACCACGTCGCCTCCTCCGTCGCCAACGTCTCGCTCGGCGGCGGCCCCAGCACCGCCCTGGACACCGCGGTGCGCCGGTCGATCGCGTCCGGAGTGACGTACTCGATCGCGGCCGGCAATTCCAACGCGCCCGCGTCCGGCTTCTCGCCCGCCCGGGTGGAGACCGCGCTCACCGTGGGCGCCACGACCAGGACCGACGCCCGCGCCACCTACTCCAACCACGGCCCCCTCGTGGACCTCTTCGCACCGGGGTCCGACATCACGGCCGGCTGGGCGACCTCGGACACCGCCACCTACACCGGAAACGGCACGTCCTTCGCCGCCCCGCACGTCGCCGGCGCGGCCGCCGTCTATCTGACGAACCACCCGGGTTCCTCTCCGGCAGCCGTGGGCACGGCCCTCGTGAACGGCGCGACCTCCAACGTCCTCACCGGCGTCGGAACAGGCTCCCCGAACAAGCTGCTGAGGCTCGTCCCGTAA
- a CDS encoding type II CAAX prenyl endopeptidase Rce1 family protein — protein sequence MTELHAGHPATTPTAPGAMGRAWAGGLIMAVALGVGNGLGPVLADAAGVGGPAARLIAAALVTVVAVPFVLRLSHPRAVGFGSPGASIRAFLTGVGVTAAGAVVVLGAGTAVGLLVWRQLDLDTLVGFLVTNAVVAFLLEALPEETTLRGYTWTSLRGRFGSAPAVFGTTAVFLLVPGASMLVTGGIARLAGDDAGHIGIAPEGQHPVDYLILLTVFGLTLVAARTALAHAPLWAAIGTHLTVLTVNRIMLQGEDRDTGVTVEQTSGDTVLLVPLYLVVVAIGFLVCRRVTRGRTTGEE from the coding sequence GTGACCGAGCTGCACGCAGGACATCCCGCGACCACGCCCACGGCCCCCGGGGCCATGGGCCGCGCATGGGCCGGCGGTTTGATCATGGCGGTGGCTCTCGGTGTCGGCAACGGCCTCGGACCCGTGCTCGCGGACGCCGCCGGAGTCGGTGGTCCGGCCGCCCGGCTGATCGCTGCGGCCCTCGTCACCGTCGTGGCCGTGCCCTTCGTCCTGCGTCTGTCACACCCCCGGGCGGTCGGCTTCGGCAGCCCCGGCGCGAGCATACGGGCGTTCCTCACCGGCGTCGGAGTGACGGCCGCCGGAGCGGTGGTGGTGCTGGGCGCCGGCACGGCCGTGGGGCTACTCGTGTGGCGGCAGTTGGACCTCGACACCCTGGTCGGCTTTCTCGTCACCAACGCCGTCGTCGCGTTCCTGCTCGAAGCCCTGCCCGAGGAGACGACGCTGCGCGGCTACACCTGGACATCGCTGCGCGGACGCTTCGGGTCCGCACCGGCGGTGTTCGGCACCACGGCGGTCTTCTTGCTCGTACCGGGCGCATCGATGCTGGTGACGGGCGGCATCGCCCGGTTGGCCGGTGACGATGCGGGCCACATCGGCATCGCCCCGGAGGGGCAGCACCCGGTCGACTACCTCATCCTCCTGACGGTCTTCGGCCTCACCCTTGTCGCCGCCCGTACGGCCTTGGCCCACGCCCCGCTGTGGGCGGCGATCGGCACACACCTGACCGTCCTGACCGTGAACCGCATCATGCTGCAGGGCGAGGACCGCGACACGGGCGTGACGGTGGAGCAGACGTCCGGTGACACGGTGCTGCTCGTACCGCTGTACCTGGTGGTCGTCGCGATCGGGTTCCTGGTGTGCCGCCGGGTCACGCGCGGGCGCACGACCGGCGAGGAGTAG
- a CDS encoding DUF6131 family protein — MIVLGLILLIIGLVAGIGVLWTIGIILVAIGLALWALGALGHAVGGRRHYW; from the coding sequence ATGATCGTCCTCGGCCTTATCTTGCTGATCATCGGCCTGGTGGCAGGCATCGGAGTCCTGTGGACCATCGGGATCATCCTGGTGGCCATCGGCCTCGCGCTGTGGGCCCTCGGAGCCCTGGGGCACGCGGTGGGAGGGCGACGGCACTACTGGTAG
- the dhaK gene encoding dihydroxyacetone kinase subunit DhaK — protein sequence MKMLINVPETVVADALRGMAAAHPELTVDVENRVVMRRDAPVAGKVGLVSGGGSGHEPLHAGFVGPGMLSAACPGEVFTSPVPDQMLRAAAAVDSGAGVLFVVKNYTGDVLNFEMAAELADDEGIQVAQVVVDDDVAVSDSTFTAGRRGTGATLFVEKIAGALADEGAPLERVAAVARQVNGASRSFGVALGAVTTPAKGSPTFDLPAGELELGIGIHGEPGRERRPMMTSGEIADFAVNAVLEDLRPTGPVLALVNGMGATPLLELYGFNAEVHRVLSQRGVPVARTLVGNYVTSLDMAGCSVTLCQVDEELLRLWDAPVRTAALRWGR from the coding sequence GTGAAGATGCTGATCAACGTCCCGGAGACCGTGGTCGCCGATGCTCTGCGGGGCATGGCGGCCGCGCATCCCGAGCTGACCGTCGATGTGGAGAATCGGGTCGTCATGCGGCGGGACGCGCCCGTGGCGGGGAAGGTCGGCCTCGTCTCCGGGGGCGGTTCCGGGCACGAGCCGCTGCACGCCGGGTTCGTCGGGCCCGGAATGCTGTCGGCCGCCTGTCCCGGAGAGGTGTTCACCTCCCCCGTGCCCGACCAGATGCTGCGGGCCGCGGCAGCCGTCGACAGTGGGGCGGGGGTGCTGTTCGTCGTCAAGAACTACACCGGTGACGTGCTCAACTTCGAGATGGCCGCCGAACTCGCCGACGACGAGGGGATTCAGGTCGCCCAGGTGGTGGTGGACGACGACGTGGCCGTGAGCGACAGTACGTTCACCGCCGGGCGGCGCGGTACGGGAGCGACGCTGTTCGTCGAGAAGATCGCCGGAGCCCTGGCGGACGAGGGCGCTCCGCTGGAGCGGGTGGCCGCCGTCGCACGGCAGGTGAACGGGGCCTCGCGCAGCTTCGGGGTGGCGCTGGGCGCCGTGACCACTCCGGCCAAGGGCAGCCCCACCTTCGATCTGCCCGCCGGGGAACTGGAGTTGGGCATCGGCATCCACGGGGAGCCGGGGCGTGAGCGACGGCCGATGATGACGTCCGGGGAGATCGCCGACTTCGCCGTGAACGCGGTGCTGGAGGACCTGCGGCCCACCGGCCCGGTGCTCGCGCTGGTGAACGGCATGGGGGCGACCCCCCTGCTGGAGCTGTACGGGTTCAATGCCGAGGTCCATCGGGTCCTGTCCCAGCGGGGCGTCCCGGTGGCTCGTACGCTCGTGGGGAACTACGTGACCTCGCTCGACATGGCAGGCTGTTCGGTGACGCTGTGCCAGGTCGACGAGGAGCTGCTGCGCCTGTGGGACGCACCCGTGCGGACGGCCGCGCTCCGCTGGGGCCGCTGA
- the dhaL gene encoding dihydroxyacetone kinase subunit DhaL codes for MLDTDFFRRWMAAVAASVEREANHLTELDSAIGDADHGSNLQRGFTAVTAVLEKDSPATPGAVLTLAGRQLISTVGGASGPLYGTLLRRTGKALGDGAEVTQDQLAQAFAAGVSAVGQLGGAQAGDKTMLDALLPAAEALATSFDGAANAARAGAEATVPLQARKGRASYLGGRSIGHQDPGATSSALLVEALAATAADGADA; via the coding sequence GTGCTCGACACCGACTTCTTCCGCCGCTGGATGGCCGCTGTCGCGGCATCCGTGGAGCGTGAGGCGAACCATCTGACCGAGCTGGACTCGGCGATCGGGGACGCCGATCACGGCAGCAACCTCCAGCGCGGCTTCACGGCGGTGACGGCGGTGCTGGAGAAGGACTCCCCCGCCACTCCCGGTGCGGTGCTCACCCTGGCCGGACGGCAGCTCATCTCGACCGTGGGCGGGGCGTCCGGACCGCTGTACGGGACGCTGCTGCGCCGTACGGGCAAGGCTCTCGGGGACGGCGCGGAGGTGACCCAGGACCAGCTGGCCCAGGCGTTCGCGGCCGGGGTCTCGGCGGTGGGGCAGTTGGGCGGCGCCCAGGCCGGGGACAAGACGATGCTCGACGCGCTGCTGCCCGCGGCGGAGGCCCTGGCCACCTCGTTCGACGGCGCCGCGAACGCGGCTCGTGCGGGGGCCGAGGCGACGGTGCCGTTGCAGGCGCGCAAGGGCCGGGCCAGCTATCTCGGCGGGCGCAGCATCGGCCATCAGGATCCGGGCGCGACCTCGTCCGCCCTGCTGGTCGAGGCCCTGGCGGCGACGGCGGCGGACGGAGCGGACGCATGA
- a CDS encoding PTS-dependent dihydroxyacetone kinase phosphotransferase subunit DhaM, with protein sequence MSDGRQVGIVLVSHSGPVAESVAELARGLAAGGAIAPVAPAGGLPDGGLGTSAELIGRAAASVDRGAGVAVLVDLGSAVLTVKAMLAEGDELPEGTRLVDAPFVEGAVAAVVTASAGGDLAAVEAAASEAYGYRKT encoded by the coding sequence ATGAGCGACGGACGGCAGGTGGGCATCGTGCTGGTCTCCCACAGCGGTCCCGTCGCCGAGTCGGTCGCCGAGCTGGCCCGGGGTCTCGCCGCCGGAGGGGCCATCGCACCGGTCGCCCCGGCCGGCGGGCTGCCCGACGGTGGGCTCGGGACGAGCGCGGAGCTGATCGGCCGGGCCGCCGCCTCGGTGGACCGGGGTGCGGGGGTCGCGGTCCTGGTGGACCTGGGAAGCGCGGTCCTCACGGTGAAGGCCATGCTCGCCGAGGGCGACGAGCTGCCCGAGGGCACGCGGCTGGTGGACGCGCCGTTCGTGGAGGGCGCGGTGGCCGCCGTGGTGACCGCCTCGGCGGGCGGCGACCTCGCGGCGGTGGAGGCCGCGGCCTCGGAGGCGTACGGCTACCGCAAGACGTAG
- a CDS encoding NUDIX domain-containing protein, with translation MSTGRRSAGLLLFRVVEGVDGRDVEVLIGHMGGPFWAGREAAAWSVPKGEYGPEEDAEAAARREFVEELGLPVPPGEWIALGESRQRSGKTVTAWALEADLDVESVVPGTFTMEWPRGSGVQQEFPEMDRFAWCTPEQAAERLIVGQRVFADRLRAQVRGSTASPDA, from the coding sequence ATGTCGACAGGCAGGCGCAGTGCGGGGCTCCTTCTCTTCCGGGTCGTGGAGGGCGTGGACGGGCGGGATGTCGAGGTGCTGATCGGGCACATGGGCGGGCCGTTCTGGGCGGGCCGGGAGGCGGCCGCCTGGTCGGTGCCGAAGGGCGAGTACGGGCCGGAGGAGGACGCGGAGGCCGCCGCCCGCCGGGAGTTCGTGGAGGAGCTGGGCCTGCCGGTCCCGCCGGGCGAGTGGATCGCGCTGGGCGAGTCGCGGCAGCGCAGCGGCAAGACGGTGACCGCCTGGGCCCTGGAGGCGGATCTCGACGTGGAGTCCGTCGTGCCCGGGACCTTCACGATGGAGTGGCCGCGCGGGTCCGGCGTGCAGCAGGAGTTCCCGGAGATGGACCGGTTCGCCTGGTGCACGCCGGAGCAGGCCGCCGAGCGGCTGATCGTCGGCCAGCGGGTGTTCGCCGACCGGCTGCGCGCTCAGGTGCGCGGGAGCACCGCCTCCCCCGACGCGTAG